In Campylobacter mucosalis, a single window of DNA contains:
- a CDS encoding N-acetyl sugar amidotransferase: MKYCTKCVMPSTRPGITFDENGVCSACQSYDNRKNVDYKKRWQELENLCDKYRNKKGQSGYDCVIAVSGGKDSHFQTYIMKEKLKMNPLLVSVEDNFPMTNAGRHNLKNISEAFGCDIISIKPNIDAQKKIGRYTFEKYGKPTYLIDRYIYSYPLHMAVKFNIPLLVYGENVAYEYGGENAIETYSAKDQIKNGVGSGIEVDELLKIGIKKESLNFFNPPSKKELDKIDPIYISYFVEWNSFDNYSIAKRHGFHDLIGEWDRTHCVESIDQVETPGYLVHAWMKYPKFGHASATDYASRMIRYGMITRDEAVKLVKHHDHALDNRSVREFCDFFGYSEREFWHIVDKHYNQEIFKQLDNGSWKLKNNIE, from the coding sequence ATGAAATATTGCACAAAATGCGTTATGCCAAGCACAAGACCTGGCATCACATTTGATGAGAATGGGGTTTGCTCTGCTTGTCAATCCTATGACAACAGAAAAAACGTAGACTATAAAAAGAGATGGCAAGAGCTAGAAAATCTTTGTGATAAGTACAGAAACAAAAAAGGACAGAGTGGTTACGACTGCGTAATAGCTGTTTCTGGTGGCAAAGATAGTCACTTTCAAACATATATAATGAAAGAAAAACTAAAAATGAATCCACTTTTAGTAAGCGTGGAGGACAATTTTCCTATGACGAATGCCGGCAGGCATAACTTAAAAAATATATCCGAAGCTTTTGGTTGCGATATTATAAGCATAAAACCAAATATAGATGCACAGAAAAAAATAGGCAGATATACATTTGAAAAGTATGGAAAACCAACATATCTTATAGATAGATATATATATTCATATCCTCTACACATGGCAGTTAAATTTAATATACCGCTACTAGTTTACGGAGAAAATGTTGCTTATGAGTATGGTGGCGAAAATGCAATAGAAACATACTCCGCAAAAGACCAAATAAAAAATGGAGTTGGCAGTGGCATAGAGGTAGATGAATTGTTAAAGATTGGCATAAAAAAGGAGAGTCTAAATTTCTTTAATCCTCCGTCAAAAAAAGAACTTGATAAAATAGATCCAATTTATATAAGTTACTTTGTAGAGTGGAATAGTTTTGATAACTATAGCATTGCAAAAAGACATGGTTTTCACGATTTAATTGGCGAATGGGATAGAACACACTGCGTAGAAAGCATAGACCAAGTTGAGACACCTGGCTACTTGGTTCACGCCTGGATGAAATATCCAAAATTTGGTCACGCAAGCGCTACGGACTATGCAAGTAGAATGATTAGATATGGAATGATAACAAGAGATGAAGCCGTAAAATTAGTAAAACATCATGACCATGCGCTAGATAATAGAAGCGTTAGGGAATTTTGTGATTTTTTTGGTTATAGTGAACGTGAATTTTGGCACATAGTAGACAAACATTACAATCAAGAAATTTTTAAACAGCTTGATAATGGTAGCTGGAAGCTAAAAAACAATATAGAATAA
- a CDS encoding nucleotidyltransferase family protein, with product MKNIDKVKISLNTTIKEALRTINDGAMKIAIVTDENNRLLGTITDGDIRRGLLEGVSLDAKVENIIFKAPTVARVTDTKDEILRIAISKKLHQIPIIDELGRVLGMEEIEGLIRPKKKQNKVILMAGGLGVRLRPLTENMPKPMLKVGGKPIIQTIIEKFAEYGYENITMCVNYKSEIIKNYFADGSKFGVNIEYILETKRMGTAGALSLLTKKPDGPFFVVNGDLLTNINYEHLHDFHLLNSSMATMCVREYDFTIPYGVVKTENNKILSITEKPTYNFFVSAGIYMLSPEVLDFIPKDEFFDMPTLFDMLVKNNKNVGSFEIKDYWLDIGRMEEYKRANDEYGDVF from the coding sequence ATGAAAAATATTGACAAAGTAAAAATAAGCCTAAATACCACAATTAAAGAGGCGTTAAGAACCATAAATGACGGCGCTATGAAAATAGCTATCGTCACAGATGAAAACAACAGGCTTCTTGGCACTATAACTGACGGCGACATAAGAAGAGGTCTTTTAGAGGGCGTAAGTCTTGATGCTAAAGTTGAAAATATAATCTTTAAAGCACCAACGGTTGCTAGAGTAACGGATACAAAAGATGAAATTTTACGTATAGCTATCAGTAAAAAGCTTCATCAAATTCCAATCATCGACGAACTAGGCAGAGTGCTTGGTATGGAGGAGATTGAGGGACTTATACGTCCTAAAAAGAAGCAAAATAAGGTTATTTTAATGGCAGGTGGACTTGGAGTTAGGCTAAGACCACTAACAGAAAATATGCCAAAACCAATGCTAAAAGTTGGCGGAAAACCGATAATTCAAACAATAATTGAAAAATTTGCAGAATACGGCTATGAAAATATCACTATGTGCGTAAATTACAAATCAGAAATTATAAAAAACTATTTTGCAGACGGATCAAAATTTGGAGTTAATATAGAATACATACTAGAAACAAAAAGAATGGGAACAGCAGGAGCGTTAAGTCTACTTACTAAAAAGCCTGATGGGCCATTTTTTGTTGTGAATGGCGACCTTTTGACAAATATCAACTATGAGCATTTACACGACTTTCACCTGCTAAACTCATCTATGGCAACTATGTGTGTTAGGGAGTATGACTTTACTATCCCTTATGGCGTAGTAAAAACCGAAAATAACAAAATTTTAAGCATAACCGAAAAACCTACATACAACTTTTTTGTAAGTGCTGGAATCTATATGCTCTCGCCAGAAGTTTTAGATTTTATACCAAAAGATGAGTTTTTTGATATGCCAACACTATTTGATATGTTGGTTAAAAACAATAAAAATGTCGGCTCATTTGAGATAAAAGACTACTGGCTTGATATAGGCAGAATGGAAGAGTATAAACGAGCAAATGATGAGTATGGCGATGTTTTTTAA
- a CDS encoding PIG-L deacetylase family protein, which produces MSKILAIAVHPDDETLGCGGTLLKHKANGDEIFWLICTDIPKTHNYHNQRESEIAQVAKMYEFDGVYRLGLDTMRVDEYSMSELVAKISAVINEIKPQVLYLPFYADVHSDHRKIFEATYSCTKSFRYPFIEKIYMIETLSETEFAPSIQNATFTPNVFVDISEFFDKKIDIIKIYKSELAPHPFPRSIESITALATLRGSTMGGGMSQSRKFAESFMLLKEIR; this is translated from the coding sequence ATGAGTAAAATTTTAGCAATAGCAGTTCATCCAGATGATGAAACACTTGGCTGTGGCGGAACTCTTTTAAAGCACAAAGCAAATGGTGATGAAATTTTTTGGCTTATATGCACAGATATACCAAAAACGCATAATTACCACAATCAAAGAGAGAGTGAGATCGCGCAAGTAGCTAAAATGTATGAATTTGACGGCGTGTATCGACTAGGTCTTGATACGATGAGAGTTGATGAATACTCTATGAGTGAGCTAGTTGCCAAAATATCAGCCGTTATAAACGAGATAAAACCGCAGGTGTTATATCTGCCATTTTATGCTGATGTTCATAGTGATCACCGAAAAATTTTTGAGGCAACCTACTCTTGCACTAAAAGCTTTAGGTATCCTTTTATAGAAAAAATTTATATGATTGAAACATTAAGCGAAACAGAATTTGCCCCAAGCATACAAAATGCGACATTTACACCAAATGTTTTTGTTGATATAAGCGAATTTTTTGATAAAAAGATTGATATAATCAAAATTTATAAAAGCGAACTAGCACCACACCCATTTCCTAGAAGCATAGAGAGCATAACAGCCCTTGCCACGCTTCGGGGTTCAACAATGGGGGGGGGTATGAGCCAAAGTAGAAAATTTGCTGAGAGTTTTATGCTGCTAAAGGAAATTAGATGA
- a CDS encoding formyltransferase family protein — protein sequence MRIVFIGVVEFSKHTLLKLIDLKADVVGVCTKNESAFNSDFADLGYICKQNSIPCHYFNDINSQDSIKWIRELKPDVIFCFGLSSLLKDEILNLAPLGVIGFHPAKLPQNRGRHPLIWALALGLKSTASTFFFMDSGADSGDILSQKSIKISQKDDANTLYTKVIDTALKQISEFLPLLESGNFKRIKQNEKLSNIWRKRSKIDGCIDFRMSSLSIYNLVRALTKPYAGASLTYKDKDIKIWKATIVKNNQKNIESGKILRSNKRGILVKTYDGAINLIKHDFEILPKVGEYL from the coding sequence ATGCGAATAGTTTTTATAGGTGTTGTAGAATTTTCAAAACATACTTTATTAAAATTAATCGATTTAAAGGCAGATGTTGTTGGTGTTTGCACTAAAAATGAGTCGGCTTTTAATAGCGATTTTGCTGACCTTGGCTATATATGCAAACAAAACAGTATCCCGTGTCACTATTTTAACGATATAAATTCACAAGATAGCATAAAATGGATACGAGAGTTAAAGCCTGATGTTATTTTTTGTTTTGGATTATCAAGTCTTTTAAAAGACGAAATTTTAAACCTAGCTCCACTTGGCGTTATAGGATTTCACCCTGCAAAACTACCGCAAAACAGAGGCAGACATCCACTCATTTGGGCTTTAGCTCTAGGTCTTAAAAGCACTGCCAGCACATTTTTCTTTATGGATAGCGGTGCTGATAGTGGAGATATCTTATCTCAAAAGTCAATAAAAATCAGTCAAAAAGATGACGCCAATACTCTTTATACAAAAGTAATAGATACGGCTTTAAAGCAAATAAGTGAATTTTTACCATTATTAGAGAGTGGAAATTTTAAACGTATAAAACAGAATGAAAAGCTATCAAATATTTGGCGAAAACGCTCAAAAATAGATGGTTGCATAGATTTTAGAATGAGTAGCTTAAGTATATATAATTTAGTTCGTGCATTAACAAAACCGTATGCTGGAGCAAGTTTGACTTATAAGGATAAAGATATAAAAATTTGGAAAGCAACTATCGTAAAAAACAATCAAAAAAACATAGAAAGTGGAAAAATCTTACGCTCTAATAAAAGGGGAATTTTGGTTAAAACCTATGATGGGGCAATAAATTTAATAAAACATGATTTTGAAATTTTACCTAAAGTTGGGGAGTATTTATGA
- the neuC gene encoding UDP-N-acetylglucosamine 2-epimerase: protein MRKICVVTGTRAEYGLLYWVLKELQSDSNIKLQLVVTGMHLSPEFGLTYKEIQKDFKIDKKVEMLLSSDTPIGISKAMGLAQICFAEVFDELKPDILLILGDRYEILSVASAAMIARIPIAHIHGGETTEGIIDEAIRHSLTKMSHIHFATTAQYRKRIIQLGEHPSRVFNVGGVGIENINRLKLLDKDEFEKSINFKLNKKNILATYHPNTLENNTSSTQFNEILQALDELKETNIIFTKSNSDTYGRIINQMIDEYVASHKNSVAFTSLGQLRYLSALKHVDIVLGNSSSGIAEAPSFKISTINIGDRQKGRIMADSIINCDPNKEQILQAIYKVYSDDFQRLLKDVKNPYDNGNTSKKIVEILKNISLDNILKKEFYNLDFKCE, encoded by the coding sequence ATGAGAAAAATTTGCGTTGTTACAGGCACTAGAGCAGAGTATGGGCTTTTGTATTGGGTATTAAAAGAACTACAAAGTGATAGCAATATAAAATTGCAACTTGTGGTTACTGGTATGCATTTAAGTCCTGAATTTGGGCTAACCTACAAAGAGATACAAAAAGATTTTAAAATAGATAAAAAAGTAGAAATGCTTTTATCATCTGATACGCCAATAGGCATATCAAAGGCTATGGGCTTAGCACAGATATGTTTTGCTGAAGTGTTTGATGAGTTAAAGCCAGATATCCTTTTGATACTAGGCGATAGGTATGAAATTTTAAGCGTAGCTAGTGCTGCAATGATTGCTAGGATACCTATAGCACATATACACGGCGGAGAAACTACTGAGGGCATTATAGATGAGGCAATAAGACATAGCTTGACAAAAATGAGCCACATTCACTTTGCAACCACAGCACAATACAGAAAAAGGATAATTCAACTAGGAGAGCACCCAAGCAGGGTTTTTAATGTTGGTGGGGTTGGCATAGAAAATATTAATAGATTAAAACTTTTAGATAAAGATGAGTTTGAAAAATCTATCAATTTTAAACTAAATAAAAAAAATATTTTAGCAACATACCATCCAAATACACTAGAAAACAACACATCGTCCACACAATTTAATGAAATTTTACAAGCACTAGACGAGCTAAAAGAAACAAACATAATCTTTACTAAATCAAATAGCGATACCTATGGACGTATTATAAATCAAATGATAGATGAATATGTAGCAAGTCATAAAAACTCAGTAGCATTTACGTCACTTGGACAGCTTAGATACCTTTCTGCTTTAAAGCACGTAGATATAGTTTTAGGCAATAGCTCAAGCGGTATAGCAGAAGCACCTAGTTTTAAAATATCAACTATAAATATAGGCGATAGACAAAAGGGCAGGATAATGGCGGATAGCATAATAAACTGCGATCCTAATAAAGAGCAAATACTGCAAGCGATATATAAAGTTTATAGCGATGACTTTCAAAGACTTTTAAAAGATGTTAAAAATCCATATGATAATGGAAATACAAGCAAAAAAATAGTTGAAATTTTAAAAAATATATCATTAGATAACATACTAAAAAAAGAATTTTATAATTTGGATTTTAAATGCGAATAG
- the neuB gene encoding N-acetylneuraminate synthase: MNKVFIIAEAGVNHNGDIELAKKLIDVAVSAGADAVKFQTFKAKHSISKNASKADYQKQTTDKNESQFEMIKRLELDEVAHKELIAYCASSGIMFLSTPFDLESIELLANFGLEIFKIPSGEITNLPYLRAIARLNKKVILSTGMANLGEIETAIDILTINGTNRENIIILHANTEYPTPMQDVNLKAMLTIKNALNIPVGYSDHTPGIEVPIAAVALGAVVIEKHFTLDKNMQGPDHKASLEPDELKAMVSAIRNIEIALGDGIKRTSPSEQKNKTIARKSIVAARDIKKGEIFSEQNLAIKRPGNGISPMRWDEIIGQKAQKDYEQDELI; this comes from the coding sequence TTGAACAAAGTTTTCATAATAGCCGAGGCTGGGGTAAATCACAATGGCGATATAGAGTTAGCAAAAAAGTTAATCGATGTGGCAGTATCAGCAGGAGCGGACGCTGTAAAATTTCAGACATTTAAAGCAAAGCACTCAATATCAAAAAATGCTAGTAAGGCAGACTATCAAAAGCAGACAACAGATAAAAACGAGAGTCAGTTTGAGATGATAAAACGCCTTGAGCTTGATGAAGTGGCTCACAAAGAGCTTATCGCGTATTGTGCTAGTAGTGGTATTATGTTTTTATCAACGCCATTTGATCTTGAAAGTATAGAGCTTTTGGCAAATTTCGGACTTGAAATTTTTAAAATTCCAAGTGGCGAGATAACAAATTTGCCATATCTTAGAGCGATAGCAAGGTTAAATAAAAAGGTCATTCTCTCAACTGGTATGGCAAACTTAGGAGAGATTGAAACGGCGATAGATATTCTCACGATTAATGGCACAAACCGCGAAAATATCATAATCCTACACGCAAACACCGAGTATCCAACGCCTATGCAAGATGTAAATTTAAAAGCTATGCTAACCATTAAAAACGCTCTAAATATACCAGTTGGATATAGCGATCATACACCTGGCATTGAGGTGCCTATCGCTGCAGTGGCACTTGGAGCAGTTGTGATAGAAAAACACTTTACGCTTGATAAAAATATGCAAGGACCAGATCACAAAGCCAGTCTTGAGCCTGATGAGCTAAAAGCAATGGTAAGTGCTATAAGAAATATAGAAATAGCACTAGGCGACGGCATAAAACGCACAAGCCCAAGTGAGCAGAAAAATAAAACAATAGCTAGAAAATCCATAGTCGCAGCAAGAGATATAAAAAAGGGCGAAATTTTTAGTGAGCAAAATTTGGCAATAAAACGACCAGGAAATGGCATAAGCCCTATGCGTTGGGATGAGATTATAGGGCAAAAAGCACAAAAAGACTATGAACAAGATGAGTTAATATGA
- a CDS encoding nucleotidyltransferase family protein: MATKIEILEYLSSIKDELFSNGITKLGLFGSYAKDKANAFSDIDIVVESNAKEMVKKLGNPFLAICYFDDIKSKISNKFHLSVDLCDTTSMPLDKKNNLTQGAIYV, translated from the coding sequence ATGGCGACCAAGATTGAAATTTTGGAGTATCTGTCCTCTATAAAAGATGAGCTTTTTTCAAATGGCATAACAAAACTTGGTCTTTTTGGTAGTTACGCAAAAGATAAAGCTAATGCATTTTCAGATATTGATATCGTTGTAGAAAGTAATGCCAAAGAGATGGTTAAGAAGCTTGGCAATCCATTTTTGGCAATATGTTATTTTGATGATATAAAGTCAAAAATATCAAATAAATTTCACTTAAGTGTTGATTTATGCGATACAACATCAATGCCATTAGATAAAAAGAACAATCTTACACAAGGGGCGATTTATGTATAA
- a CDS encoding formyltransferase family protein codes for MIEFWHDIYQSDDYIRLYLNSGDEIFRFCYREADAIFQNVSIKSKIERIGSKSVSGYYHLESVYGYGGFYTNTQDKDFIKRALESYKKRCENECIIAEFMRFNVFNDFCKSHSEFFDVCINNRETVLVNLSQSYDEIFNSFEPSLRRNVRSAIKHELEFCEIELNCKNAYKFYELYTQTMTKNNAMKFYFFDESYFWQLFTLENVKVYGAKFRGEIVNMIVLFMQKGVIYYHLGASDVRFYNLNANAFVFDSIIKTYAKTQNFLYLGGGTSSDSNDALFKFKRKFSKDIRQFYIAGLIYNHKIYNLYNEIWQSQSSKTSKLFLKYTDTIEEIENEGTNGGGWAKKEKTINLPRYKTINCHAGKLPFYRGRNILNWALINDEREFGITAHYVDTSIDTGDILAQKCYEINDDDTYASLLERAYVGCADVLCEAINLFKNGTPKGKSQSEIDAVGFYCSQRKSGDERLNFNQSSRDVFNFVRAISKPAVMARAMLNGYEMSINKVELIPNAPIYKGIAGAILAKDENGFLVKTADSFVRVVQWEFEGKFKIGDRFE; via the coding sequence ATGATTGAATTTTGGCACGATATTTACCAAAGCGATGATTACATTAGGCTTTATCTAAATAGTGGGGATGAAATTTTTCGGTTTTGCTACCGTGAAGCAGATGCAATTTTTCAAAATGTTAGCATAAAAAGCAAAATTGAGCGTATAGGTTCTAAAAGCGTTAGTGGGTATTATCATCTTGAAAGTGTATATGGGTATGGTGGCTTTTATACAAATACGCAAGATAAAGACTTTATCAAAAGAGCGCTTGAAAGCTATAAAAAGCGTTGCGAAAACGAGTGCATAATCGCTGAATTTATGCGTTTTAACGTATTTAACGACTTTTGTAAAAGCCATAGCGAGTTTTTTGATGTGTGTATAAATAACCGAGAAACGGTATTGGTCAATCTCTCACAAAGCTATGATGAAATTTTTAATAGCTTTGAGCCTAGTTTAAGACGTAACGTGCGATCAGCGATAAAACACGAGCTAGAGTTTTGTGAAATTGAGCTAAACTGCAAAAATGCTTATAAATTTTATGAACTTTATACGCAAACGATGACTAAGAATAATGCTATGAAATTTTATTTTTTCGATGAGAGTTATTTTTGGCAACTTTTTACACTAGAAAACGTGAAAGTTTATGGTGCAAAATTTAGAGGCGAGATTGTAAATATGATTGTTTTATTTATGCAAAAAGGTGTGATTTACTATCATCTTGGTGCAAGTGATGTGAGATTTTATAATTTAAATGCCAACGCCTTTGTCTTTGATAGCATTATAAAAACCTATGCCAAAACGCAAAATTTTTTATATTTAGGTGGCGGTACGAGCAGTGATAGCAACGACGCCTTATTTAAATTTAAACGCAAATTTAGCAAAGATATAAGGCAGTTTTACATAGCAGGTCTAATCTACAACCACAAAATTTACAATCTTTATAATGAAATTTGGCAAAGCCAAAGCAGTAAAACATCAAAGCTATTTTTAAAATACACAGATACCATAGAGGAGATAGAAAATGAAGGCACAAATGGGGGGGGATGGGCTAAAAAAGAAAAAACGATAAACCTGCCTAGATATAAAACGATAAATTGCCACGCTGGAAAGTTGCCATTTTATCGTGGACGAAACATACTAAACTGGGCTTTGATAAATGACGAACGCGAGTTTGGCATAACGGCACATTATGTTGATACAAGCATTGATACGGGAGATATTTTGGCGCAAAAATGTTATGAGATAAATGATGATGACACTTATGCTAGTTTGCTAGAACGTGCGTATGTTGGATGTGCAGATGTGCTTTGTGAGGCAATCAATTTATTTAAAAATGGGACACCAAAAGGGAAAAGTCAAAGTGAGATAGACGCTGTTGGTTTTTACTGCTCACAACGAAAAAGTGGAGATGAAAGGCTAAATTTTAACCAATCAAGTCGTGACGTATTTAACTTCGTACGTGCTATCTCTAAACCAGCCGTTATGGCTAGAGCTATGCTAAATGGCTATGAGATGTCCATAAATAAGGTAGAGCTAATACCTAACGCGCCTATTTACAAAGGTATCGCAGGAGCAATTTTGGCAAAGGATGAAAACGGCTTTTTAGTTAAAACTGCCGATAGCTTCGTTCGTGTAGTTCAGTGGGAATTTGAGGGTAAATTTAAAATAGGGGATAGGTTTGAATAG
- a CDS encoding methionyl-tRNA formyltransferase: protein MKLKIGYFAEGLWGTKSIEPLLNDSDIQVCFIYSKGDYSGILSQICAEKDIPLYQNESINTPDFLQKIQNYECDLFISVCFNQIFKAPIINTPRLATINWHAGKLPFYRGRNILNWALINDEREFGITVHYMDEGIDTGDIITQRVFAINDEDNYASLFARITKLSAEVLYEAVVKFKNGKPQGIKQNDIHPTGFYCSYRKAGDEKLCFYQTSREVFNFVRALAHPAVMARAMLNGHEMKINKVELIKNAPNYKCAVGAILQKDTSGFLVKTADSFVRVSEFEFCGKFSVGDRFDD from the coding sequence ATGAAGCTTAAAATAGGCTATTTTGCTGAGGGACTTTGGGGCACAAAGAGTATAGAGCCACTTTTAAATGACTCTGATATACAAGTTTGCTTTATCTATTCAAAAGGCGATTATAGCGGTATTTTAAGCCAAATTTGCGCTGAAAAAGACATACCGTTGTATCAAAATGAGAGCATAAACACGCCTGATTTTTTACAAAAAATACAAAATTATGAGTGCGATTTGTTTATCTCGGTTTGTTTTAATCAAATTTTTAAAGCCCCAATCATCAATACACCACGCCTTGCTACTATTAACTGGCACGCAGGCAAGTTGCCATTTTACCGCGGACGAAATATTTTAAACTGGGCTTTGATAAATGACGAACGCGAGTTTGGCATAACAGTGCATTATATGGATGAGGGCATAGATACTGGAGATATTATCACTCAACGAGTTTTTGCGATAAATGATGAGGATAACTATGCTAGTTTATTTGCACGTATTACTAAACTAAGTGCGGAAGTACTTTATGAAGCGGTAGTAAAATTTAAAAATGGCAAACCGCAAGGTATTAAGCAAAACGATATACATCCAACGGGATTTTACTGTTCATACCGCAAAGCTGGGGACGAAAAACTTTGCTTTTATCAAACAAGCAGGGAGGTTTTTAACTTCGTAAGAGCATTAGCACATCCAGCAGTAATGGCACGGGCAATGCTAAATGGGCATGAGATGAAAATAAACAAAGTCGAGCTTATAAAGAACGCACCAAACTATAAATGTGCCGTTGGTGCTATCTTACAAAAAGATACGAGTGGATTTTTGGTAAAAACTGCCGATAGCTTCGTGCGTGTAAGCGAGTTTGAATTTTGTGGTAAATTTAGCGTTGGGGATCGTTTTGATGATTGA
- a CDS encoding NeuD/PglB/VioB family sugar acetyltransferase: MKDIVLIGGGGHAKSCIDVIELEGKFKIYGIVDSKVKGSVLGYRVIGTDDDLPEIFKTCQNAIVCIGHIKSNEARLRAFLNLKQIGFNLPTIISPLAYISKHAVIGKGSIVMHHALINAGVRIGENCIINSKALIEHDAVVEDNCHISTASVLNGGVVVRENTFFGSNSMAREYITIGKNCVVGGGMRVFFDIQAGTIVKK; this comes from the coding sequence ATGAAAGATATAGTCCTAATAGGCGGAGGCGGACACGCAAAATCTTGCATAGATGTCATCGAGCTTGAGGGGAAATTTAAAATTTATGGCATAGTAGATAGCAAGGTTAAAGGTAGTGTTTTAGGTTACCGGGTCATAGGCACGGATGATGACCTGCCTGAAATTTTTAAAACTTGCCAAAATGCTATCGTTTGCATAGGTCACATTAAGAGTAACGAAGCAAGGCTAAGAGCGTTTTTAAATTTAAAACAAATAGGCTTTAACTTACCAACTATCATATCTCCACTCGCATATATTTCAAAACACGCAGTGATAGGAAAGGGGAGCATAGTTATGCATCACGCGCTCATAAACGCTGGTGTGAGAATCGGAGAAAACTGTATAATAAACTCAAAAGCCCTGATAGAACACGACGCAGTGGTAGAAGATAACTGCCATATATCAACAGCTAGTGTCCTAAACGGCGGAGTGGTAGTGAGAGAAAATACATTTTTTGGGAGTAACTCAATGGCAAGAGAGTATATAACGATAGGTAAAAATTGCGTAGTGGGGGGGGGTATGCGGGTATTTTTTGATATCCAGGCAGGCACTATCGTTAAAAAATAA
- a CDS encoding LegC family aminotransferase: protein MQKIVNFIKQKFKSESIALHEPKFIGNEKRYLNECIDSGFVSSVGKFVTELEIEFAKKVGAKFAVAAVNGTSALHICLLLSDVKATDEVITQPLSFIATANAISCTGAKPIFLDVDSDTLGLGPDSLLKFLEQNCELKNGKCINKTTQKIIKACVPMHTFGLPCKIDEIAKICKSWGIVLVEDAAESLGSYYKDRHTGTFGVLGAFSFNGNKIITSGGGGIIVSDDENLAKMAKHLTTTAKIPHPYEYVHDQIAFNYRMPNLNAALLLAQLENLELFLRLKRELAQSYEEFFADFDDVKFIKEPLNSRSNYWLNAILFKEPSQKDEFLKLSNESGIMTRPIWRLLNELKMYENCQTDELKNAKFLASRVVNLPSSAII, encoded by the coding sequence ATGCAAAAGATAGTAAATTTTATAAAACAGAAATTTAAAAGCGAAAGCATAGCTTTGCACGAGCCAAAATTTATAGGAAACGAAAAGCGTTATTTAAACGAGTGTATAGATAGTGGCTTTGTTTCAAGTGTTGGAAAGTTTGTAACAGAGCTTGAAATAGAGTTTGCAAAAAAAGTTGGTGCCAAATTTGCCGTAGCTGCGGTAAATGGCACATCTGCGCTTCATATATGTCTGCTTTTATCAGATGTCAAAGCCACAGATGAAGTCATAACTCAGCCATTAAGCTTTATAGCTACGGCAAATGCGATTAGCTGTACTGGTGCTAAGCCGATATTTTTAGATGTAGATAGCGATACTTTGGGACTTGGTCCGGATAGTTTGCTTAAATTTTTAGAGCAAAACTGCGAGCTAAAAAATGGCAAATGCATAAACAAAACGACACAAAAAATCATAAAAGCTTGCGTGCCTATGCATACCTTTGGTTTGCCTTGTAAGATAGATGAGATAGCTAAAATTTGCAAAAGCTGGGGTATCGTGCTTGTCGAGGACGCCGCTGAGAGCCTTGGTAGCTACTATAAAGATAGGCACACTGGGACTTTTGGGGTGCTTGGTGCGTTTTCGTTTAATGGTAATAAAATCATCACTAGCGGTGGTGGAGGTATTATTGTAAGTGATGATGAAAATTTAGCAAAAATGGCAAAACACCTTACTACAACAGCAAAAATTCCACATCCATACGAATACGTCCACGACCAAATCGCATTTAATTACAGAATGCCAAACCTAAATGCCGCTCTTTTACTAGCTCAGCTTGAAAATCTAGAGTTGTTTTTACGCCTAAAAAGAGAACTAGCACAAAGCTATGAGGAGTTTTTTGCGGATTTTGATGACGTTAAATTTATAAAAGAGCCGTTAAATTCACGCTCAAACTACTGGTTAAATGCGATTTTATTTAAAGAACCTAGTCAAAAAGATGAGTTTTTAAAGCTATCAAATGAGAGTGGCATTATGACTAGACCGATTTGGCGACTTTTAAACGAGCTTAAAATGTATGAAAACTGCCAAACTGATGAGCTTAAAAATGCAAAATTTTTAGCAAGTAGAGTTGTAAACCTACCTAGTTCGGCAATAATATGA